AGAGACCAACCTATCAAATCAAATGTGACGCTACACTACCCCTTTTTTAAGCAGCAATTTTTATGCCAACCTACCGCATAAAAAAATATTTTACCGCCTGGCTATGGTTAATTCCTTATTTTATAAGAAGCTCTCCATCCTAATCTAATCTGATTATCAATCAGCCCAGGCTGGCTCTGTGTGAAATAATTTTACCATGCCGCTCTCATCTTTGTCAATTTATATTCAATAACCCCACCAGCAGCTTCCGCTATGCGCCACCTTTTACTCCAAGTCGGCGAAAGTTCCGGGGCGGTTTCAGCCGGGTTCGAGGATTCAAGGGTTCAAGGGTAGATTTCTGTTAAAGTTATCCTGTAACTACTTAGCCACCAAGACACTAAGTCACGAAGAAAAATTGACAATAGCCCACCGATGGAATTTTTTTGTTGACTTAGGATAAAATTTCTGCTAAAATATCTTCATAATGTGTAAAAATGAATAAACAGTCCAAAACCACTCAAAAGCAAATTCCTATAAGAGTTGAAAAGACTTTGGAGGTGAAGGATTATGGCTACTAAAAGTATTTTCAGTTTGCCAGGGATAATGGAAAGAATGATGCGTGCTTTAGTAAAAAGTGGGTATTATGATAGTGAAAGTGAAGTATCCAAAGAAGCTTTTAGGGTTTTATTAGAGGTCAGGCCAAATCTTAAAATAGAATCAGCAATCCAACTTTATAAAGATAAGG
This bacterium DNA region includes the following protein-coding sequences:
- a CDS encoding UPF0175 family protein; amino-acid sequence: MATKSIFSLPGIMERMMRALVKSGYYDSESEVSKEAFRVLLEVRPNLKIESAIQLYKDKEVSLGKAAEIAGVSTVEFKDIIADKGIIREIGPRNKKEFVGGLKLIEELRK